In a genomic window of Ipomoea triloba cultivar NCNSP0323 chromosome 3, ASM357664v1:
- the LOC116011919 gene encoding uncharacterized protein LOC116011919: MAEPFDYSNTQRIVLLIDLHPLQTFQNPICYLTSVSAAAKRLLTFAPLSQSLFSFKFFFSSLSPLLSASAVGRLIGNASASPLSFTHPSQTLASLTDVLTSMSIPVEFEVDPPRASCVASSLHQIIRDYALESEIDNLPGMASVDFPKISSNLVLLFSPMPKSMGCLSEYMNLGGNSENLRDFDGFMVKFRELFCTLSNAFANRDIQFSWIDVRDGPVECVDNVKVDEFGGLMLLEKGIKSYGWGFSSTDSIVLGSALIPFGLIYPKIGVSLEFLNCTDDALKGRFGHLNLEILDVKGKPLEWKCCDLEFLNLNILPRLRTDNILSTLGLIDSQSEVCNGESVWCIGEGVIRMQIKAIQRYGVAGKVEGCRTGSIVVREISGDSKKCKTKVADDFFAYRVLDLLSGETGEITQRNSMPIWNILLNFLYKEGCQATVSLSSDSGQTSAGILKPLTVHLALLSVIENDNVKEPDWNQSGSADVGERIHDTLVDANDSNVFSSQTSTSTNCEPLGNGKRKKNKKSLVQNLSWSSFCDLAFKCSDFDLVEVCFARKLETPKTLKFLKCWMEQIKKSSSSWLRAPPHLSQSQQDMLQPLFSQVNIMQEGDASLSCSETAEVFFGNLPKKIEHGLRSGMDLQSFAERLVKSSIRVLSQKYETDDTVGVRTEKIKGDNVHKNLAAELMELLLRKPKEMKEKLASNNPTSEASDFSTTSETIVREYELQVLLRMEILRSDLSASMKDSSKETLVKHICSLLEIIQYLVEGGIHGHVSLYDYVERTIRTRYCHILEDAVNKIYTRMELLPFGDEDQIQAHLFNSEDSNQSWREKQDRYEMTESYSIQQSIFTADDSNQPLDANESSEGIREEEHARKVTEARERREKALRFVYHSRMRDLQRVWAPRQLKAPKGKSEQQEDSKRKERRKAHYSVVCETPMTERKRVRSCDGDEVHTDSGNSSQSVSKALFQDS; encoded by the exons ATGGCGGAGCCGTTTGACTACTCGAACACCCAGCGCATAGTCCTCCTCATAGATCTTCACCCGCTGCAGACTTTCCAGAACCCTATCTGTTACCTAACTTCCGTCTCCGCAGCCGCCAAGCGCCTCCTAACCTTCGCTCCCCTTTCTCAATCCCTCTTCTCCTTcaaattcttcttctcctctCTCTCCCCTCTCCTCTCCGCCTCCGCAGTCGGTCGTCTCATCGGTAACGCATCCGCCTCTCCTCTCTCTTTCACCCACCCTTCCCAAACCCTAGCTTCCCTTACCGATGTGCTCACGTCTATGTCCATTCCGGTGGAATTTGAGGTAGATCCGCCTCGCGCTTCTTGTGTCGCGAGCTCTCTGCACCAGATCATCCGCGATTATGCTTTGGAATCTGAAATCGACAATCTCCCAGGTATGGCTAGTGTCGACTTCCCGAAAATTTCTTCGAATTTGGTGCTTTTGTTTTCGCCTATGCCTAAGTCGATGGGTTGCTTATCTGAGTATATGAATCTGGGTGGGAATTCCGAAAATTTAAGGGATTTTGATGGATTTATGGTCAAATTTCGCGAGTTGTTTTGTACTCTAAGCAATGCGTTTGCTAATAGAGATATTCAGTTTAGTTGGATTGATGTGAGAGATGGCCCCGTGGAGTGTGTGGATAATGTGAAAGTTGATGAATTTGGAGGATTAATGCTTTTAGAGAAAGGAATTAAGAGCTATGGATGGGGTTTTAGTTCAACGGACTCAATTGTTTTAGGTTCTGCTCTGATTCCGTTCGGGTTGATATATCCTAAAATAGGGGTTTCTTTAGAGTTTTTGAATTGTACTGATGATGCTCTTAAAGGTCGTTTTGGACATCTAAATCTTGAGATCCTTGATGTGAAGGGAAAGCCTTTGGAATGGAAGTGTTGTGATCTTGAATTTCTGAATCTGAATATACTGCCTAGGCTCAGAACTGATAATATTCTGAGTACTTTAGGACTTATTGATTCACAAAGTGAGGTCTGCAATGGAGAATCAGTTTGGTGTATTGGTGAAGGGGTGATAAGGATGCAAATTAAGGCTATTCAAAGGTATGGTGTGGCTGGAAAAGTTGAGGGGTGCAGAACTGGTTCCATTGTAGTACGAGAGATTTCTGGAGATTCTAAGAAATGCAAAACCAAAGTTGCTGATGATTTCTTTGCTTATAGAGTTCTTGACTTATTGTCTGGAGAGACGGGCGAGATTACACAAAGAAACTCCATGCCTATCTGGAACATCCTGCTGAATTTTCTGTACAAGGAAGGCTGCCAGGCCACAGTGTCCCTCTCAAGTGACAGTGGACAGACATCTGCGGGCATTCTCAAGCCTCTGACGGTTCACTTAGCGCTGCTTTCAGTCATTGAAAATGATAATGTTAAAGAACCTGATTGGAATCAATCAGGGTCTGCAGATGTAGGGGAGAGGATTCACGACACACTTGTTGATGCAAATGACAGCAATGTGTTTAGTTCTCAAACTTCGACTTCTACGAATTGTGAACCACTAGGGaatgggaaaagaaaaaagaataagaagtCTTTGGTTCAGAATCTGTCTTGGAGCTCATTTTGTGACTTGGCTTTTAAATGTTCTGATTTTGATTTGGTTGAGGTCTGCTTTGCCAGGAAACTTGAAACCCCAAAGACGCTAAAGTTCTTAAAATGCTGGATGGAGCAAATCAAAAAGTCCAGCAGCAGTTGGCTAAGAGCACCTCCTCATTTATCCCAGTCACAGCAGGACATGTTACAGCCTTTATTCTCTCAAGTAAACATAATGCAGGAGGGAGATGCATCTTTGTCTTGCTCTGAAACTGCTGAAGTCTTTTTCGGTAATCTTCCAAAAAAGATTGAGCATGGTCTAAGATCTGGAATGGATTTGCAGAGTTTTGCTGAACGTCTAGTAAAGTCATCTATACGTGTGTTATCTCAAAAATATGAAACAGATGATACCGTAGGTGTTCGTACTGAAAAGATAAAAGGAGACAATGTTCATAAGAACTTAGCTGCAGAACTCATGGAACTTCTATTAAGGAAGCCcaaagaaatgaaagaaaagcTGGCGTCTAACAATCCTACCTCTGAAGCATCTGATTTCAGTACAACCTCAGAAACTATTGTTAGAGA ATATGAATTGCAGGTTTTGCTCCGGATGGAAATACTTCGTTCAGATCTTTCTGCGAGTATGAAAGACTCCTCAAAGGAGACGCTTGTGAAGCATATTTGCTCCCTTCTAGAGATAATTCAGTACCTTGTTGAAGGAGGCATTCATGGCCATGTTAGCCTTTATGATTATGTTGAGCGGACCATCAGGACAAG GTATTGTCACATTCTTGAAGATGCTGTAAATAAAATCTACACCCGAATGGAGCTACTACCGTTTGGTGATGAAGACCAAATTCAGGCTCACCTCTTCAACAGTGAGGATAGTAATCAATCTTGGAGGGAGAAACAAGACAGATATGAAATGACTGAATCCTATAGCATTCAACAATCAATTTTTACAGCAGATGACTCCAACCAGCCACTAGATGCCAATGAGAGCTCTGAGGGGATTAGAGAGGAGGAACACGCACGCAAGGTAACTGAAGCTCGTGAAAGGAGAGAGAAAGCTCTGAGATTCGTATACCATTCAAGGATGCGAGACCTGCAGAGAGTATGGGCGCCCAGGCAGCTTAAGGCACCAAAAGGAAAATCTGAACAGCAGGAGGACTCTAAAAGGAAAGAGAGGCGAAAAGCTCATTACAGTGTGGTGTGTGAAACCCCAATGACCGAAAGAAAACGTGTGCGCTCTTGTGATGGGGATGAGGTGCACACAGACTCCGGGAACTCTTCACAATCTGTTTCCAAGGCACTGTTTCAGGATAGCTAA